GTCGAGTGACCTTGCTAACCAGTTCATTATGGTAAGCCTGTACCATCAGACATTTAAAACTgacaattaaaaaattatattcccACTAGGCAAGTGATAGGGGGTGGGGGACCAATACAataaattttccacagtttattAGCTTAAATAACACATAAAGGTTAAACCTGTTTTCTAGCACGTGAGCGCGCAGCTGATTCCCGGTTCTTGATTTTCCTCCTCAGCCTCCTTTCCAGAGCCTTCTCATATGCATCCGGACCATCCCTTTTTCGACCTGGTTTTGAGTCTGATAAGCTGCCAATTGAAGGAGAGGGTGACAAGCCTGAATTTTGTTGAAAACTTTGAGGGGTGGTGGCATACATTGTATccaaccccacatttggactaaTAGAAGCTTCAGCGAAAAGCCCTGCTTGCACTAAAAAGTCTTCTAAGGTTGTATCCCCGAGATTCATATCTCTATCCTCAATTTTCACATCACCCCCGTATCGTTTCTTCTGGCCCTGTTGGATTTCTCTCCATACATCGTCAACCGTCTTCCCACTTAAAGCACGGGCCAAGGTCATACTAGCCTGGTGTTGGAGAGAAGACGATGACGACACATGCTCATCCTCTATCCCTACACCCTTAGTTGCTTCAGCAGTCCATACATTATGAAGAAGCTCGTCGAGGTTCATGCTCCCCAACGGCTTCCCCATATCTCCAAGGAGGCTTTTAACCTCATCAAGAGTGAGATTATACCACGAGTTTTGCTTAGCTAATTGAGAAGATTGTAAATGAGACTGCTGCCCATTACTTTGAGAACCCATCATCTGAATTCCCATTCAACACACTTTCAACCCCAAACCTGTCATCACAATAAGTGGCCTTATAAAAATCAATATCACTGAACCAAACCAAATCATGGATCATCTTCAAAATTGAAACAAATTCACATGCTTCTCAAGAAATCTAACACTACATCCTTGGTGGATTCCTGAAAGTGACATGGCATGCCCCATGTTATGCAAATCAGCTGGGGCATAAAAGCATGACATTGACATTAAcatttgaattcaaattttccatttttttcccACTTTGTTCATCAAGTTTCATCCTTTTTGAATACCCAATTCATGGCTAACCCCATTCATTACAAACACAAATCCATccacagaaaacaaaagagggGTGAATAAATTACCTGAAGGAATGAAAAGAGAATAGGATCTGCAACGAAACCAAGGAATCTGCAGAAGCTACACGAAGAAACCTGTCCAAGTATGCATTTTTTTTAGGTGGGGTGTCCTCAATCAAACTTGAATGGAACAATTTGACCAAATCAAAGTGAAAGGGAAACAAGACACAGAACAGGGACAAGTTGCAAGGTTGTAGTATATTGAATTTAGACAGAAAGATTGGATTTTGTTGCTTGTGTTGTTCGTCGTGTTCGATCAGAATTCAGATTATGGGGGAAAATATATTGGAAGATTATTTGTATAATTTTGATAGCGATGGCTCTTTGTGATGATGGGGTTTCATTTCACTTCCTAATAAGACCATAATAATAGTTGAagcttttttatttaattttggtaTAAGTTGTTTCAACTTTTTAAATGTGTacacaaatttttattttttaattattacaaGAGGAAAGCTAAACGGAAACAAGAAACTACGACGCCATGTGCAAGAACAACAGAGCTAGGATGGACGATGGAGGGAGCCGCTAAACACGGCTCAATGAGACTTCTCTAGAAGCAAGACGGGTTAAGCAATTAACTGCATTATTTCTCTCTCGCTGGATATGCGCCATCGGAACACGCCAATCTTAATTGAGAAGGTTCCTAACTCGCTCCCAAAAAGGCCGAGACGTCGACATTCCCTTGAAGGACTTGCACTGCTTGCAGACAATATGACAAGCAAGAAACATCCCTAAAGCCAAGCTCCCATGCATACTTCAAGCCCAATTCCACGGCTAACGAATATGTAAGGAAGGTGTTGCCATGATCGAAGCTTTCGCACACACACCACAGATCCACACACCAGCACAATCTTTCAAAATTATACCAAATTCCATACGTCGTTGATTTAATCATAGCTCTTGGTGGACGGAAGCGtacacatatatattttttaatataacgTAGGTTTAAGACATTCCCTTGAAGGACTTGCACTGCTTGCAGACAATATGACAAGCAAGAAACATCCCTAAAGCCAAGCTCCCATGCATACTTCAAGCCCAATTCCACGGCTAACGAATATGTAAGGAAGGTGTTGCCATGATCGAAGCTTTCGCACACACACCACAGATCCACACACCAGCACAATCTTTCAAAATTATACCAAATTCCATACGTCGTTGATTTAATCATAGCTCTTGGTGGACGGAAGCGtacacatatatattttttaatataacgTAGGTTTAAATTGTGCtctatatattataattattataaaagaatgaaaatagttttttagtgggaataaaattaataaattatgacaattgaatttaattataaatagtTAGTATTGTTGTGAATAGGATGACATTTCCTCTGGTACAAGCAAAAAGTTTCTAGGTCAAATATAGGGGTGACATGTACCAGTAGGAAAATTACACTtagattatttattaataatataatgaACTTCTTGAAACTCTCAATCAACCCTGTAtgtttattataattataaacTAATACCATAACCTTCTAATTCGAATTCAATCTTTATGTTACTGTATCCCCTTCACTTGTACGCCTCTTCCACTCTCTTCTCCTCCTAGCACCTCCCTTTGAACTCCGGCCACCGACCAACATCCACCGTCCACGCACGTCTTCATCTCCGTCCGACCACCGTGGCGACGGAGGGTTAGAACGTTAAAAATAATGCAGAAACACCAGATCTGAGAAGCCAATCTCCTCCGATCCACTCTTCCCCTTcttcaaaacaaaacacaaaccaaaattggtggtggttgtgg
This is a stretch of genomic DNA from Lotus japonicus ecotype B-129 chromosome 1, LjGifu_v1.2. It encodes these proteins:
- the LOC130733363 gene encoding ABSCISIC ACID-INSENSITIVE 5-like protein 3 is translated as MGIQMMGSQSNGQQSHLQSSQLAKQNSWYNLTLDEVKSLLGDMGKPLGSMNLDELLHNVWTAEATKGVGIEDEHVSSSSSLQHQASMTLARALSGKTVDDVWREIQQGQKKRYGGDVKIEDRDMNLGDTTLEDFLVQAGLFAEASISPNVGLDTMYATTPQSFQQNSGLSPSPSIGSLSDSKPGRKRDGPDAYEKALERRLRRKIKNRESAARSRARKQAYHNELVSKVTRLEQDNIKLKKEKDFEQSLPPEPSRGPRYQLRRISSALF